The nucleotide sequence CAATTCATTGCTCCACCATCAAGCACTTTCACTGCCAgccgaaaaataaaaataaaattcaagcAAATTGTGCCCAACGGTAAAAGCAAATTGCTTAAATTAAGAGACGGATGAAATGCCCGTCATAATTTTTCAAGTGTCATAAAAATATGTCCATAGGCAGACACAACTATTAAATTGGCTCATTAATCAATTTAGTCACAGAGCAACAATAAAAAGGAGCACACACATTCGAGCATAATAAACTATAATTTTTAATGTTGCTAAATTTTATGCTAATTTGCCATTTCTGGCGTTCCATAATTAGGCCCACACCCCAGACGGGGGGTCGTTTTCGATCTCCGATTGCGTTTGGGACCGGCCAACAATCGCAGCCATTTGTTTGGGACAGCTTTAAAAACCTATAAAACTTTTGGCACAAATCAATTAAAAAACGACGTAAGTCTCGATTAGTGCGCTGGTGCGATGTCTCCCCAACGAGAATGCCACCCACTGAGGCGATTAAAATGCGACGATGCTTTGCATACTGAATGcggcgatgatgatgatgatgtctTCTAACATTCCAACTTGGAGCCCATTTGTCGCGTATTACCAAATGTTCGACATGGCCAAATTATGCGCGGTGTGGGAGGCAGAAAGCCCTCCACTATTTTCGATTTTCACCTGCTGACCCACAAGCAAAAAGCCataaaaatctgaattttatGACATTACCACAATCTGAATTTTTTAATCCACGGGGGATTTTTACATGCATATTTGAGGTTATTTTCGGGTATTTAAGAGGTATTTAAGAAAtctgaattatttattttaaagataatttaaagtaacttaattatttttaatgattcttaaatgttatttttatttatttttatattctttatatcttatatttttattttttcatagCACAAAAATGAATTAAATCAAGTCTGAGCATAATTTTCTAACTGACAGCAAGTCAAATTGTAACCGCAGTTCTAGGACACTCATTGGGGTGGCTGAAAATGACTGGGGAGGGTCGATTGTAATCAACCACTTCatcaaaaacaaataataacaTGTGCTCACTGAATGCCCGACAAGGGTCCTTAAAAATATCTGAAAACAGGGGTTGATTGGCCTATCATAATCGTTTTAATAGAGAGTGAACACTAGTCAAACAAAAGGCTATGGTTTCAATGATGGTATTCATTGAAATGGATGGCAGAACTCCATAGAACTGAAACCCTGAACCCCTGTTTTGTTGCCCAGTGTAACTCTCATTGGATCAATCAGTCATCGATTAACCAACGAAACCAATCCCCCAACTCATCCCAATTTTATTCCAGAATCCCATCGACTTTCGGGTGTTAACGATGAGGCAATTTGATTTTAACGGAGCTGCCAGTATCAAAGTCCCCTCCCCTCTTCACACCCTTCTCTTTCATATAACTCTGCAGAAAAAAATGAATTGCTGGTTGTGCAAAAGTTTGATTGATGCACTTGGTTTGGCAAAGGAATAAATAAAATTCTGACACTTGGGAATTTTAATTAGAATGCCTTTGTTTCGGACCTCGAACTGCGGACCACGCCAAACTGGCTGGCTGATGAAGTCGTTTCgataaaatgcaaaaattttGCACCACCCCGCGCCATTTCCTTCAGCTCTCCACCATTACATTTCCCTTATGTGTATTGcctttcctttatttttttttgaaaaacgATAGTGCTGACGGGTTTTCTAAACGAACGAATCTATTTCTGAGACTTTGGTAATATTACTTTAAGAAAAAATTGTCCTCAAACTAGGTCTAAGAGGTCTTAACATTTAGGAAGAGTATTTAGAAAAACTTCTCTAAAACTTGAAAGAAAGtttaattttacattttttataaatatttcatagAAGAGAATAATTTCTTTAACACTTACATTATATATTAGAATACGAATACGGTTGTATGTTGTATATAGTTTACGAAAAATTTTCTTTGAAAGTATACTATcgttattatttaaaaaaaaaagtaagatattgtttgaaatattttattttttttgaataaAGTTTCACAACacaccaaaaaaatattgttattcattttcccatttttttaaatattttacctATATGAATAAAGCCACATATAAGCCAAAAGCTAAGCCGCCAACACCGATATGCGAATTGTTTGCCAATTAGCGCCCCCTGGCAGCCCGTGGACTCACGATTTCTGAGCGGCTGATAAATTAGcgaaattttaatttgatttccTTCGCAAATTTCCGCCGAACTGGGAACGAACTGGGTAGCTGGATTGCTATATGGCTACATGGCTGGGTGTCGGAGTGTCTGGCCAAGTGGACACAGAAGCAGCGGCTGCAAATAAACTAAGTGAATTTATGGCCCCAGGGCAGGAGCGAGCACACGTGTGCGACATGCCCACACATTGACACCTACCAATAACCAACTATCAACTACCAGCCATCGACCATCCAATAACCGACTAAACCACACTCCAATAGGGCTGCAGGTCCCTTGGCGCGTTTTGGATCAGATCGACTTGACTCGGACTCGGTTTGGTTGGGTTTTTTGTTTATGCTGGGCAGGCACAAACGAGCTGACAATGCCCCATGTCAGGGCGACGGTACGTGCGGCCAAACAAATTACAGGGAAATTGCGTCACCTGCAGGAATTTCCACTCAGCATTGTCAAATGCCATCAGAAATCGTTGGACATGTTGTAACATTAATTTGACATTTTACGGCCCAGGACTGGGATCGTCGGCGATGAGGTATGGGCGGGCCGAGGAGTACTTATCCATATGCATATCGGTCGGAGGACTCCTTAACAATCTGGCCCCAGACCGCAGAACAACACAGGACAAGAATTAACCCTTGGTAGACAGCTGTCGGGCGGGCCAAGGATGCTGGAGCCATCAAGGGATCTTGCAGCAGCATCTCCAGAACACTcggaaaaatattaaattcttTAAAGTTAAACAACAGTAGAACAGTCCCGATTAATATTCACTACTACAATTATCAATAATGAAAAATACATAAGgttctaaagaattcgcggcTTAGGTTTGTTCAAAACGTATAGCTAACTGTGCTGCctatgtatttaaatataatgctCTAGAGATAAATATGATAATGTACCTCTTATAAAGAAGATCCTTACTACTTCCATTATTTTCCTGAGTGCATCTCCAGCTTCGGATGCAGCTCCTGGCGTTTCGCTCGGCCAGCTGCTGCAATCTGTTGGAGCAGTGCAACAGCATTTCTGGCATTAAAACAAATTGATGCGGTCGGGAAATCTTATTGCCGGCTTAGTGAATCTGATTTGCGGTCATCGGTCGTCCTCTTGTTAACCCAGATACAGATTCCCGTACTTGGTTTTACAGATGCCAGGCGGCTGCGATTAATTTGCTGCGGT is from Drosophila suzukii chromosome 3, CBGP_Dsuzu_IsoJpt1.0, whole genome shotgun sequence and encodes:
- the LOC139352884 gene encoding uncharacterized protein; translated protein: MSGRRYVRPNKLQGNCVTCRNFHSALSNAIRNRWTCCNINLTFYGPGLGSSAMRYGRAEEYLSICISVGGLLNNLAPDRRTTQDKN